One Argentina anserina chromosome 6, drPotAnse1.1, whole genome shotgun sequence genomic window, TAACTTTTCAGTAATAACAATAAAATTATCTTAGATTTTGCATAACTGTACTATCTAAGATGAAATAGTAACACATCACCATATGCGAGTTAAAATACTAGGTCTAAAGAGTAGATTTAACCAGTCTCCAATTTTACATTGGGGTAACTGTTAGTGTTGCTGCCATCTTGTGTTTATGGAGATTGGCTTTATAACGTTATGCTTTCTCCCAATATTTCTTTATATTGCCGCCTTCCATAGTTCCATTGTTATGTCTTTTTCTTCCTCATTGTCCCATAGTTCCATCATAGGTATCTCTTTGATGCTCCGGCAAGCAAAATGTACGTAGGGAATTTTACAAGCTCTTAAAACAGATTTACAAAACAAACCGTGCTATCAGCTAAGAGATAACTAGTAGTGAGAGGCATAGAACTCAGATTACAGTTGGTCCATATCTCCTCTTGAACAGCCCGGCATTCAGTAGCACCAAGTAGAGCAACTGGCTTAGCAGTGATATTACAATAAGAAGTTCCAATGTTTGCTGAAAAATCACCAAGGATATATGAGTTAGTTTGGTTTCAAACAACTAATTCTTAAGCTAAGCTAGATCTTGCGCTTAAAACTCTCATACCAGTCGTTTTCCTCTGTGTCTCCCTAATATGACCTCCTTGCATACAAAACTGTACAAAAGACGCTCACCCAAGTTAGTACACAAGAAGACTGGATATTTGCAACCATATATGTAGTTTAGTTTCCAGTTTGACATTCTTACCCGAAAGCCAGTGCTATCATAGCCCAGGAAATGATGGCTAGAGAAGCTGCAGCAGCATGGCTTTCGTGCTGCCATGCCCGCTGATGCATTATTCCTACGATCACAGAACAAGCACCAAACGCTCCGGCAATGAGAGCAAAGATCAACATGAAGCTAGTCGATGTATTCCCTCCCAAATCTGTACAAGTATCACACATAACGGCCAAGCCTCTAGTTTAAATTCATCAAACCACAAAGAAAGTGCAACCCTGTTACGTACTGTAAATTCTGAATGAAGTAGATGAAGTAAAACAAATACTGAGGGATACATACGTGGGTGATTTTGTTCGCCGTCGATGTACTTATCAAGTGACCAACCTGCCAATCCAACCACGATGAGATGAATCACCAGGTTCACTGCTAGAAGGGGAGCCATGAAATTCTTACCAACTCTTCCGAGCGCTATTGTCAGAATACAAGCTAAACTGCAAACCTCAACGCACGgccaaagggactttaccgAGGTTTATATTTATACTTGATGATTCATGTTGATGCAGAAAAGGACACAGCGGTCTGTTTACGTGGTTTCTTGTTAGGACCTCACCTACAAACGTGTCGCTGTTAAGGGCATGGTGCCTTTAAAGTGCAGATAAACCCTGGAAAACTTCTAGGAGTCATGTAGTGGAACAAAAGGTCGCTTGAATTATTGATGAAGTGACGTGAGTTTATTTGAAAAGGTTCCACACAGAAGACTATTTCTTCAACCTAAGGAAAACAGTAGGGGTAATATCTACAGCACAGTTTAAACTTTGAAGTCTTTCATAATCATTCTTTccaagtacatatatatatatattattttctacCTAACTTTATATACAAGTCCTTCACGTCTACACAGAAGAGTCTAATCTAAGGTGTTGAGTGGAGGTTCAACAAagagaagcagagaactcaaaacaagaacaaacaCTGTGAAGAGAAAAAGTGATTTGCAGGGATCAGCATAACGTCTAACGAGTGTGATTCCTTCCTCTTGGGTACTCGAAGACGATGATACATCGTCTAGTTGAAGACTAGGACATGTCAAAAATCCATATGCTATTCCTGTCAATGCAGCTCCAAAATGTGTCCTGCAACATTTACCCGATAAAGGGTGTCAAATGGCATGCATAGTGAATCGTTTAACATATACCAGTTGGTTTTAACCTTACCAGTCATCAATAGGACCAAAACTGCTCAATGTGAAGGTAAGAGCTGTAGTTATTATTGCCTTCTGGAACATACTCTCTGAGACCTCCTTTGAAATTAAATCTTTGTTCTGGCTCTCATAGATGAGCCAAGCTCCAATCATGGCAAATATTGGTCCCTGTGATCCATTTCTGAACTTAGTCATGTAAGAAATTGTATAGCCTTGCATGGGAAAAAGAAGTTAAAAGCTAAGAATAGAAGTTGAGGAGCTGCTCACTGTTCCACCAACAGTTGGTTCTGGTGTGTGTAGAAAGCTAATCAGATTGCCAGAGATTCCTCCGAGCATATAGATCAAGAAGAACGTGAATGAACCATAGCCTCTGCACACCTTAGGTCCGAATGTAACAAGTCCCCAAGAACCGATAGCTATATGAATAAGTCCAGCGTGCTGCATTCACATACCAAATGATTCTTATGATGTAGGAAGTCATATGAAATTTCAGACAATTATGTGTCACATTACAACTCAATTCCTAAGTAATTAATGCAAGTAAATGCAATGCAAGTATTGTAACCAAGTGTTCGACAACCTAGCTCACTTGCAGCCTCAACCTGTATATGGAGAGTCAGACTACACAACCAGGGTTGCGAGCTCAAAGCCTACTACTGCAAACAAGGGTTTGTTACCGTGTTAGACAACCACTGCACCCAAAAGCTTAAAACGTGCTATCAGGGAATGGGTCATCAATGTGTATTAAGCTAACGCTAGTATTATTAATGTTAAATGGAAACACAATGGAACACGAACCCAATAATCAATCTTGTACCAGAAACATTGGTGTGACTAGCCTCCACCATTCTCCGACCAGGATCAAATCATTTATCTTTGCTCCATATAACGATGGAAGGGAAAAGAGATCCAAGTCAGAATTCCTAACTGGACTTGCTATCTCAAACAGAAAAACTGCAATGTTTATAGAACCCAATATGCCTCTGCAACCAAAGATCATAAACAAAGGATCATGGTTTGAACTTCAGATTATTAATGTGCTACCatattttgataaaaaaagaaaatccaCTTAGATGAAAAGCACATTCTTACATTAGGTAGAGATCAGAAATTTCACTATCCTGAGCATTATCACCAGTTGTGCTTATATAGCTCTCGATCAATTTCGTCTCGGCACCATTTTCAGATTCTTGAATGATAGATACTGACCCTGGAACTATATTGTCTCCAGTAGCAACATCAACCGGTTTTTCAGACTGGTTTGCATCTGaggcaaaagaaaaatattgtaAATATCGTTGCTAAGATGGATGAGATAGAAGCTACTCAGTTACTCGATCAGCTAGCAGACGTACCTTTATCAAGTCTTCCAAGATATGTATCAAGATAATCCAACTCCTCCTTCAATCCCAAACGATCATTTTTTCTACCGAGTACTGCCTCGCTCGTCTTGCTTGCATTTTCTGGAGGCAGAGTTGAGCTATTTTGAAGTTTTCCAAAGTAAGAATCCAAAGAACTCAACTGCTTCTCAGTCGTTCTAGCACCTGATGCATACTGAACCGACCCACGATTTTGTTCTTGTGAGTTATGTGCCAAACTGCATCTTAGACGGCTTTCTAATCCTCTACTTGGTCCTCTTATTACATAATGTATTGGATCAACATGAACTTTGTCCTTGTACAGTACCCTATAGCATACTGGAACCAAAGCCATCTAATCCTGAATGAAGAATTGTACAGAAGTATCAGAATGTTATCTCAAATACTGACATTAATTGCAGAAACAAAGATAACCATCTCTTTTACATGTTATGTTATCAGAATATTATCAATATAACATCCGTGAAACTCTCTGAATCTGTATGATTAGTAGTCCCTAGTTAAAATATGTCACTCTGTATGGAGATAAAATCCACATGCACAACATAAATGGAAACTTAACCATCAAACAGTGAGACTTTCTCTTTGAAGTTTAAAGTTTGGTTTATTTCTCAGCAAGCAAAGTGGCAAGcagaaaaatgaagaagacTGGAAGTGGATTTGAGAAAAGCAAAAAGATTTTATGAAAATGCCagtgaaaagtgaaaacagCAGGTACCTGAAATCCCAAATTTATTGCAAAATGGGGAGTTGTTGTTgtatgcaaagctcttgggaCTTTGAAGGGGGCCAAGTCTGGGGTTGTGATTCCATTAATGAAACCAGACACAAGTACAACTGTACAAGAGTGAAAAGCTTGCTGCTTGCAGTTGAAAGGAACAGGTCGATCCTCACTGGGATATTTGTTATGAAATCCAGACTAGATCATCTCTTATCTCTGTTGATCCAGTACCACATCGCCATGTGTGAATTGCCATCGCATTCAAATGTTTGTGGTTTACGACTTATACATTGACAAGCATCCAAGGTTCAGGAGCCACCAGAAATTAATGGTTGttgaaaactcaaacagtCAAACCACAACCATATATATAGACTAGTATACGTCAACACTTTTCATGGTCGATGTGGGCTTCTTCCGGGGCTCCAGCTAGCTGCTTCCAGCCCAATCAGTTGGTCACTTACATTCTTGCATTGACAGTAGTGAAAAACTTGATGATGAAAAAAAACGTAACAATGGGATGTGCACAgagataactttgtataaattaaaatacacGGGAATAAGTTTTTCATTTACAATTGGTTACATAGCAATTATGTGAGCAACCAAGGTCATGAAATAATAGTTTATGTtgtgaataaataaataatgctTAGAAGCAATTAGCAAGAGATCGAAAATAATAGTTCCGTTTTGAGTTCAATTTATAACTAAGGTtcgtataaatttttttaataactaAGGTATTGGAAGAAACTGACAATATTGTGATTGTAATCTTTAGTCTAtatgattttatatatatgcatacatAGAAACACATCTTTCATAAGACTAAATAATATAATGATGACATGTCGGTAACGGAATACAAGATATTCTAGTCTCTCCAGTCTCTTTATGCTATATCTCAATGGGACAAAATATTTAGTGTATCGACCGTGAGTCTAGGAACCTTGTATTTATAAGGTCTTATGTCTTATAGTCCTAACccattaattatataatagGACATGATTTTATGACCAAGTAACCTTAATGGTAAATTTTTAGGATTGTATTAATCATTTATTCGTCAGGTTTCCTATCAATATATTATATCACTATATTTACCGGATAATCACTATTATATTCTTAACTATTTAATCATCGACTAATTGGGTTTTCTTATTATATTATAATACACGATATGTCTAATATAATCTTATAGTGATCTCTACTCTTTGGGCGAGAGTTTaaaatcttattttaattgGTGTCTTAGTCGTGTCGCTGAATGTTTAAATGTATCAATgttataatttcatttataagGTGTGCGTAGTTGTTTTAACGGTGGTTATTTACATCAACATCAAAACTAATGGTAGAGAATCTAACCAACATCTCTCATCCATAAAATGAGCAAGAGGTACTAAGGAGTTTGCCGCAGAATTAGGTTGTGTTTGGCCTAGATTATAGgcttaaattctcaaataatctGACTAAATTGTTTGGTGAATCAGCTTATTTCTTAAATTCACGAATGACCATGCAACTTTTAGACAAATTATGAAAGCTATAAAATAGAGCTTTTAAAAGTTGATGTTGattaaatatgcaaacgcAGATTTTTCCAATCTCACATCGGGGCCAAATTGGCCACTAAGCTCTCTCCAACCTTGAGAGAGCTCAGATACAATGAAATTGAGCTGTCAAAACCCAGGTGCCATGCACCAAACTCTTAATACCCATGGAACTTTTTGATTAATGCAGTCAACTAAAATATTTGAGTCTCCCTTAATCGTGTGCCCTAGACCAAATGCAATAGGGCAGCCCGCAATTTTGCTCTTGCAATAGACCAAAAGCCAGAACATAATGTCCAAGACGACAGTGCGTGGGTTGTGCAAGTTTACATTATTCAATTCGTAATTGGAGGTTGAAGAAAACAATCCAGTGAATCCACCCAGAGATATTTGGGCATTATgaacagaaacaaaacaaaaacaagatcACGCGTTTCCCCAATCTGCCCCTCAAATACGAATCTCGAAAACAAAcccaaaaataaaactttgGGCTCCCGCTTGAGCGTGGCAACCAAATTCAAAAACCCCGCGCCCCCCTCGTCTCCAAATCTCACCTTCCCCCGTTCATTTTCGTCTTTAATTCTCCGAGACGCACTCACTTCTCTGCTTCCCAGACCAACAATCAATCATATCCAATGGCCGGAGTTCGCGTCGTCGGCGGCCGGATCTACGATTCCGAGAACGGCAAAACCTGTCACCAGGTCAGTTTCGTTTTTTCTATTCCGATTCCAAGTTATTATGGCCAATTAGGGTTTCGTTAATTTGGGGTCGAATTTGTTCTGCAGTGTCGGCAGAAGACTAGGGATTTTGTGGCGTCGTGTAAGAATCTGAAGAAAAACAATCGCTGCACTATTGGCTTTTGTCACAAGTGCCTCCTCAACAGGTTAGACCTCGATTTTTCGAATTAGGTTTTGATTCAAAGTTTGGGTCTTTCTGATGGATGTGAAGAAATTGATGTTGGGTGGTTTTGAGACCCTCACTTTTGGTATTGGGTGTGATGAAATTGATTTAGATATGGAGAGAAAGCTGAAGAGGTGGAGCTTTTGGAGGATTGGCATTGCCCCAAATGTAGGGGCAACTGTAATTGTAGTTTCTGCAGGTAAATGTTGTGTGGGTTAAATTGGATAGTGATACTAGGGtgaagattttgattttggtgaATGTGTTGTTTGGCAGGAAGAAACAAGGGCTCAAACCCACTGGTCTTCTTGTTCACACGGCCAAGGAGGGCGGGTTTGGTTCTGTTTCGGAGATGTTGATGGCAAAGGGACCGGAGAATTTCGGTATTGAGAGGAAGGTTGTAGTCAAGGTTGGTTGGTTGGTTTTGCTTCTAGTGTTTTATAATGTTTTGATTTGAATGGCTTTGTGTGTTGTTTACTGTGTTTATGCTGATGGATGTTGATAGGAGGGTGTTGATGAAAAGGAGAATTCTGTTGTTCGAAAGGTTGAGATCGACTTGAATTTGGCGCCAAACCCTGAGGAGGGAGAAGTCAGGATAACTAAGAGGAAAGGATTGAAGGAAATCCGTAATGGCAGAAGGGGTGATTCTAAAGTCTCCAAAGATGGTCCTGTGAaatcaagaaagagaaaaaatgaagatcaaagagaaGAATCAGATGACCCGAAACTGCAAGGTGAAGAAGTTCAAGATGGAGTGCACAACACTGacgtcaagaagaagaagaagaagaagaagaaggccaAGGACACAAAACTGCAAGGTGAGGGAGTTCAAGATGTTGTAACCAACAATGATGTCAAGAGGAAGAAAAAGGACACGGACAATGTCCAGAGTGGCAAAGAGACTCGCAGAGTTAAGGAATGCAATAACAAGTTTCTGATTAAAGAAGTAGAGCCTGAACTTCCTCTGCCTGAGGGCATTCCCTTGGCAAGTGTCTTGGGAATCGAACTACCTCCTGAGGATGCTGGAAATGCTCTTCAATTTTTGGAATTTTGTTCAGCTTTTGGAGAGGTAATGTGGACTTTACTTCTATTATATATTAGATGAATGTTCATCCAAATCTGGTTGTGATTTTCTGTGGTGTACTGTTATTAACCTTTCTGATTTTGAGTTGACGCAAACTAAATGTACTCTAGGTTCTCAATGTAAAAAAAGCACATGCTGAATCTATACTTGGTGAATTACTGCGCCAACGAAGTGGGAGAAATGGACGCCCTGGACAATACTCCTCAGTTATTCGGTTTCACATGCAACTTTTATCTCTATTACAGGAGGATATGGGAGAGGAGTAAGAATTATGCCTTGAATCTTTTATATTGTATTCAATTGTATCAAGTAATTAGGCTCGAATGGTGAAGACGCAGTTTATTTATGAACACTTCTATTGTTGGGATTATTTAATTAGCTGACTGTTGATGTCATTTTCTTGTTTAGGCCTTCATCTATAGATAACATGAGCCACAAAACCTCATGGTTCCAAGATCTGGGTAAATGCATCTCTGACTCTGAGGCTGAATACCTATTGAAGGAACTACCTTCAGATTGTTTCAGTAGACGTGGTGCTGGATATGATATCTTAGACCTCTCTCAGAGGCTTAGACTCTTAACTTACCTCTGCGATGAGGTGATATGCACATCGTAAGTACAAAGAGTGTTTTGACTCtattatacaaaatttcatgtaTTTTTTATGAGTACTGAGATGAGAACTTCTCACTCTTTTCAGTAAATTGAGGAGCTGGATAGAGGAACAGCATGAAAAGATTGTTGAAAGTGAAAAGGAAGCAAGAGGGAAAGTTAACGCGGCCAAAGATAAGGTAAAGATAGACGTACAGTAAAAGGTATGACTCCCTTGGATTCTACATGTTAATTCTATTTAAACATAATTTTATTGTTAATGCACAGGAAAAACTTCTGAAGCGTAAGTTGCAAGATGAGGTGGCTAAGCTTATTATTGCCAAAAATGGTGCTCCTCTGTCAATTTCAGAACATGAAGCTCTTgtctcacaaataaaaagtGAAGCAGCTCAAGCTCATGCAGAGTTTCTTGAAGCAGAGGGCATAGTGCCTAGAAGTATGTTTCCATTTCTAGTATCTATAGTTAACTTTTTTGTATAGAATACATAAGTGTTTTTCTGGTGCAAGTGGTGTTTCTTCATGTTGTGTTTGTTACACTGTCATATCTTTCACGAATCTATCATACATGCATGTGTTGACAGTTCCTTCTATATACTCTGCAGAGAAACAAAAAAGTGACGTTCTAAGAACAGAGCCTTATCGTGTGGATGTTGATGGCCGCATCTTCTGGAAATTGAAGAGTTACAATAATGGAGAAGATATTGTGCTTCAAGGCCAGTTTTTCTAACGGTGTCGATTACAATTACATTCTTTGCAGTTTACGAGTCTGAACGCTAATTCTGGTGTATTGTACAGATATGGGAGCCTGGGATGCAGTTGTATCTAAAGAAGAATGGTTTGTATATGGTGTGGAGACGAAGGAAGCAATTGAAAAGTACTGTTCTTCTTTAAGGTATGGACAGTCACTCGTCTTTAAGGTCTCCTGAACTTATATTTCattataatggtaataacTTGAATGTTTTCTTGGTTTGCAGGAGAAAGAAGTTCAGCGGAACTGTGTCCCAAACTGTTCCTCGTGAAAGCAATGAAGAAAACATGTAGAGATGGCCATGACTATTGCACATGGCATTTACTCCTAATTTCCTTCACAATTGAATAGTGTAGATCATCAAGACGATCAAGTGACCAGCTGCTTCTGTCCGAAAGGAATTCTGATAGTGTTGTAGAAGTAGGTTCACATACAGATTTGCAACTATTTTGGCTGCCCAATTGTTTTGCATATCTTCCTTAATGGTAAAGTTTCTTCAGAAAATCCGAAGTGATGTATTTGATTTGTAACTGGGAGTTGTACCCCAATATTTTTTGGGTGATCTTAAGGAATTGTACACAAAGGAACCCCAAACTGATTAGTAATATCTGAGTTCACATTAAAATTTGCTGCATTTGTTTCCAGATTCATCTTGATGTTTGTGAGTGATCTCTATGACGCATCATCCTTGGAGATATAATCCTACATCCTTCAACTATCCTTGGTGATGGTAAAATTCTTCTCCCAGGACTAAGATGATGTAATGTAACACAGAAAATCAACATATCAAAATATCAAATGCATCAAATAATTTTTACTAATTCATAGCATTAAGTAGATAACGCTGTTGCAATTTTATCAATTTATTGTTCATCTCATACGGTTTTTATCTTCAAATTTTCTCAGAAAAAATTGTGAACCCAGACGTTTTCTGAAGAACAGTAggaaaagattttttttctcaatgaaatttaaatggaaatgaaaaacaaaaaataaataaacaaaatggATAACATGAGGACACGTCAACATAAATTTGGCGGTTGAGAGCAGCCAACTCCGGAACTCCAAACTGCTCTGTTCTGTTTTTCTGCTCTGTCTCAAAGCCTCAACCTTTGTTTCAAAGAGCCTCAAAATGGCAACTGTAACCACCGCAAGAGGAGCAGGAAGCATTTTCTGCTCCCACCGTGAACCCTTCACCCGCCACCGCTTCCTCTCTCTCCACCCACCTCGTCCCCTCCTCCTTCACCCCCACCCATCAAAACCCACCTCCACTTTCCTCACCCACTCCAAGCCCATTGGGCCCTTAATCAAACTCACCACCCCAAGAGCTGCCGACACCTCCTCCGTCCCCACCACCGCCGACAAAGCCATCGTCACCGATGACCAGTTCTCCCTCGCCAAGGTCAGCTCAaagtttacttttttttttcctgattaTAAGTTTGTATGTTAATATTGTATATTGATGATGTAAAAGTGTGAACTTTGCAGGTTTCATTTGGTGTGATCGGACTAGGTGGTGGGATTACACTGCTGGGGTGAGTTGTTTATCCCATTTTGGTACTTGGGTTGTGACAATGGATTGTGTTTGAATGCTTATAGTATGTGTTCATTTTGGGTTTTGTGTGTTGTGAGAAACAGGTATGGTTTTGGAGCATACTTTAATATCCTACCTGGGTCTGAATGGTCAGCAATAATGTTAACATATGGGTTTCCTCTTGCAATCATTGGCATGGCTTTCAAGGTAAAATCTCAATCATGTGTACAGTGTTAAGGACATGTTATGCAAggttgtgttgttttgtgGGATGTGGTGTAATAATGCAGATGAGTAGATAGTAAGAACCTGAATGGGGTTGTGTTTCGCAGAATAGTATGTTTATTTTCTGTGTTTTTCAGTATGCAGAGCTAAAGCCGGTGCCGTGCTTGACTTATTTGGATGCTCAGAAATTAAGGGAAACGAGTGCCACCCCAATTCTTATACAGGTGCTTGCCTTGAGTCGAAATTACCATTTACATCAGATTTTGTAATTTTAGAGAAATGGATGCGGCATATGCTGTGATGAATTTCTTACTTCACCATCACAACTTAGGAGTCCAACTGGCTAGTGGCTAGTAGTTTGTGCCGTcattgtctctctctctctctctctctctctctctctctctcaggcattttttattttagtactCTAAATTGCTTGCAGCCGGGCATGATCTTGCTTGTCTTTCCTTATGATAATTTGAACATATCAGAGAGCATTAATACTTCATCTTTTGGGATTTTATTTACAGACCGAAGTGTCAGTAAAAGAGTTACCTAAAGTTGACAAAGGATCATCTTATGTATATGACTGTTTGAGAGCCAGCAATATAATGTCCTGGAAATGCCAAGCCTTTGAAAATTTGGGGGTTATTTCTAAGAACCctcttgaatttttttatttactcaGTGTTGACCATGATATACTTGTAGTCCAACCGCTAGAATAAGAGCTGTTCCCCTAAAAAAATTACATGTCTCATCACTCTCGTGCTGACAATAAACACAAACATTTATACCTTCATACTACCACAGAAGTATGAATTTATTGCACCACTCCAATTTCAATGATCTCTTTTCATGTCATGATCCATGTTGCTTGGTGCCAATTGTGCTGCCCATAGGCTCTGTCCTGCTTTCTAAGTTAAATATAAACTTTTTTCGTGCACCAACATCAGATGCTTCTTTGCTTGTGTTATTTGCCTAAGGCCCTAAGCTAATATGGTTTATGAAATAACATAACTATGATTAGGTCAGGAATGATGTTACAAGATACCGCTATGGGGATGAACAGCATTTGGATGAGGCGTTAAAACGAATTTTCCAGTATGGTCAGGTGAGATGTCTGATTTTGTGTATGCATACTATGTAGAGAtttattcattcattgatttttttttgaagacaTTCTGTGTGGGACACAGTAATTTATCTCGTTCCTGTCCTAAATAATAGTTATTCTTTATCTGCTACACTTGACCTCTAATTGCAGTCAGATGTACATAACATTATGCAGAAGGTGGTTACATCCTGTTGTTTGGATATACTTAAACATGCGGACTgagtttgagattgtttttgttctgttttgttttacaGGGTGGGGGAATTGCTCGGAGGAGTGCGCCCGTTCTACAAAGTATTCGTGAAGAGGTACGCGGAGTGTGTAAAATTTTTTATCACCTCGCTGActgtttttcttattcttccCATTTGAATTTATTAACAGCATATTCTTCAGTTATAGTCTCATTAGCTCTACTGCAATTAGTTATTTAAGTATAGGAATACGTTTGTCTAATCTTCTCCTGTTGTTTTACATACAATAAAAGACTGAGGACCATGATAATTCCGTTCATATATTTTGCCCTTTTAAAGGATTCAAATGATCCTCATTTCTCCCTTCAAAAAATGATCCTCATTTCTTATATAAGACTTTCTTACAAAGTTGATATTTGATTATGGTCTAAGTGATATGCAAGTGACTTACAAATTTTTAGAGTTATTATCATTTTCACTCCCTTTGTGTTATCTCAGGTCACAAAAGATGGTAGATACTGTTTAGTCCTGGTGTTTGAGGCAAAATCTCTACAGTTATCTGATTTTGAACAAAGACAGGTTAGTTTATTGAGCCTTTGAAACATTTCTGCTGCTCTTGTTGGGTGTGAGAATGAATCCCTACTTGAGTTGCTGAAGTTTTGTTCATATTCAGTTTAATGATATGGCTGTAACCTTGAAGAATCTCTAAGTTAATTTCAGAATAGCAGAATTAGAGACTGAATTCATCAATTTCTGTTGTTTTTCTAGGCTAAATTTACATCATTCTTCGGACCAGGCATTACAGCTGAAATTGGTAAGATTTGAACTTAACTGTTTCAGTTCCTTGTCAAAAGTTACAAGTTATTAGATTAGTCGCCTGCTGCCAGTGCATACAGCAATCTAAAAACCTGCTTCTCCATTAATTTTTTCTATTCTATATGTTCTTACTTAAGTTTCTGGTGTAGCCAAGGGAGAGGAGAATCTATATGAAGTCAAACTTATTTCCAACTCCAACGTCAACCCCACTGCATAGCCGCCATAAACAGTGCATAGTAGTTTAACCAAACACCCTATGTATGATAGATTCATTTTCATACATAGCTTGTCAATTGTAAAACCTTTGTTTATATTCAGTTGGCAAAACCCTATTTGTATCATACATAGATTTTTGAAGTGAAACGGAAAAAAACAGATGAG contains:
- the LOC126800661 gene encoding membrane protein PM19L-like, which gives rise to MAPLLAVNLVIHLIVVGLAGWSLDKYIDGEQNHPHLGGNTSTSFMLIFALIAGAFGACSVIVGIMHQRAWQHESHAAAASLAIISWAMIALAFGFVCKEVILGRHRGKRLQTLELLIVISLLSQLLYLVLLNAGLFKRRYGPTVI
- the LOC126800658 gene encoding RHOMBOID-like protein 9, chloroplastic produces the protein MALVPVCYRVLYKDKVHVDPIHYVIRGPSRGLESRLRCSLAHNSQEQNRGSVQYASGARTTEKQLSSLDSYFGKLQNSSTLPPENASKTSEAVLGRKNDRLGLKEELDYLDTYLGRLDKDANQSEKPVDVATGDNIVPGSVSIIQESENGAETKLIESYISTTGDNAQDSEISDLYLIGILGSINIAVFLFEIASPVRNSDLDLFSLPSLYGAKINDLILVGEWWRLVTPMFLHAGLIHIAIGSWGLVTFGPKVCRGYGSFTFFLIYMLGGISGNLISFLHTPEPTVGGTGPIFAMIGAWLIYESQNKDLISKEVSESMFQKAIITTALTFTLSSFGPIDDWTHFGAALTGIAYGFLTCPSLQLDDVSSSSSTQEEGITLVRRYADPCKSLFLFTVFVLVLSSLLLFVEPPLNTLD
- the LOC126798777 gene encoding uncharacterized protein LOC126798777 produces the protein MAGVRVVGGRIYDSENGKTCHQCRQKTRDFVASCKNLKKNNRCTIGFCHKCLLNRYGEKAEEVELLEDWHCPKCRGNCNCSFCRKKQGLKPTGLLVHTAKEGGFGSVSEMLMAKGPENFGIERKVVVKEGVDEKENSVVRKVEIDLNLAPNPEEGEVRITKRKGLKEIRNGRRGDSKVSKDGPVKSRKRKNEDQREESDDPKLQGEEVQDGVHNTDVKKKKKKKKKAKDTKLQGEGVQDVVTNNDVKRKKKDTDNVQSGKETRRVKECNNKFLIKEVEPELPLPEGIPLASVLGIELPPEDAGNALQFLEFCSAFGEVLNVKKAHAESILGELLRQRSGRNGRPGQYSSVIRFHMQLLSLLQEDMGEEPSSIDNMSHKTSWFQDLGKCISDSEAEYLLKELPSDCFSRRGAGYDILDLSQRLRLLTYLCDEVICTSKLRSWIEEQHEKIVESEKEARGKVNAAKDKEKLLKRKLQDEVAKLIIAKNGAPLSISEHEALVSQIKSEAAQAHAEFLEAEGIVPRKKQKSDVLRTEPYRVDVDGRIFWKLKSYNNGEDIVLQDMGAWDAVVSKEEWFVYGVETKEAIEKYCSSLRRKKFSGTVSQTVPRESNEENM
- the LOC126800434 gene encoding uncharacterized protein LOC126800434 produces the protein MATVTTARGAGSIFCSHREPFTRHRFLSLHPPRPLLLHPHPSKPTSTFLTHSKPIGPLIKLTTPRAADTSSVPTTADKAIVTDDQFSLAKVSFGVIGLGGGITLLGYGFGAYFNILPGSEWSAIMLTYGFPLAIIGMAFKYAELKPVPCLTYLDAQKLRETSATPILIQVRNDVTRYRYGDEQHLDEALKRIFQYGQGGGIARRSAPVLQSIREEVTKDGRYCLVLVFEAKSLQLSDFEQRQAKFTSFFGPGITAEIAKGEENLYEVKLISNSNVNPTA